A single genomic interval of Malania oleifera isolate guangnan ecotype guangnan chromosome 13, ASM2987363v1, whole genome shotgun sequence harbors:
- the LOC131145947 gene encoding acidic endochitinase-like: MQLLQTLFPTTPLPFCKMAPLLLLVLTLSLSPLIQPSHSAGIATYWGQNTDEGTLADACNTGNYQFVNLAFLNVFGNNKAPSLNLAGHCDQASNTCTMFSSQIKACQAKGIKVLLSLGGQLGDYSLSSADDANTVANYLWNSFLGGQSTSRPFGDAVLDGIDFDIETGTGQHWDELARALKGFGQSVLLAAAPQCPFPDTNLTSAIGTGLFDYVWVQFYNNGQCQYAANNASNLLSRWSQWASIPAAQVFLGVPAAAEAAPSGGFIPADVLTSQILPSIKSSAKYGGVMVWNKFYDNDYSSSIKGNV, encoded by the coding sequence ATGCAACTCCTACAAACACTTTTCCCCACAACCCCACTACCATTCTGCAAAATGGCACCACTCCTACTACTCGTACTCACCCTCTCCCTCTCCCCCCTCATCCAGCCCTCCCATTCCGCCGGAATTGCCACCTACTGGGGCCAAAACACCGACGAAGGCACCCTCGCCGATGCCTGCAACACCGGAAACTACCAGTTCGTCAACCTAGCATTCCTTAACGTGTTCGGCAACAACAAAGCCCCGAGCCTAAACCTTGCAGGCCACTGTGACCAAGCCTCGAACACCTGCACCATGTTCAGCTCCCAGATCAAGGCCTGCCAGGCTAAGGGCATCAAGGTCCTCCTGTCCCTCGGCGGCCAACTCGGGGACTACTCCCTCTCCTCCGCCGACGACGCAAATACCGTTGCCAACTACCTTTGGAACAGCTTCCTCGGGGGGCAGTCCACATCCCGCCCCTTTGGGGACGCTGTCCTCGATGGCATTGATTTTGATATCGAGACGGGCACGGGCCAGCATTGGGACGAGCTCGCCCGTGCCCTGAAGGGCTTCGGCCAGTCCGTGCTCTTGGCCGCAGCCCCACAGTGCCCATTTCCGGACACCAACCTCACCAGTGCCATCGGCACCGGGCTTTTCGACTACGTGTGGGTGCAGTTCTACAACAATGGGCAGTGTCAGTACGCAGCCAACAACGCAAGTAATCTGTTGAGCAGGTGGAGCCAGTGGGCGTCGATCCCGGCCGCCCAGGTGTTCCTGGGCGTTCCGGCGGCGGCGGAGGCGGCGCCCAGTGGTGGGTTTATCCCGGCCGATGTTCTGACTTCTCAGATTCTTCCGTCTATTAAGAGTTCTGCCAAGTATGGAGGGGTGATGGTTTGGAACAAGTTCTATGACAATGATTACAGTTCATCCATTAAGGGCAATGTCTGA